A window of Gossypium raimondii isolate GPD5lz chromosome 7, ASM2569854v1, whole genome shotgun sequence genomic DNA:
atcaaatttttataaaaatatatcaagaatgatggaaacaaataataatatatcaagttggaaaataaaagtgtacaatagaaattttgaaataatgtttaataaatttaaatcatattgataataataatttgaaagaattgtgtattatatcttaaaattatattaataatcagtttgaaaacaatattaagccaatattaaaataatattaaaaataacgGATTAATATaagaaatgatttattttaaaaagtacttttgaaggcaaaattaaatatgaaaaaacattttaaaattaacaacaataattataataatatcaacaaattttaaaatcgaagcttaaataaaattagtataaaaaggaaaacaaaattaaataaatatacaatagACTCAAAATATTGGtgtataatgaatttaaaaatataaaacaagctaaaataataatttattacattttaaactataataatagtaaatttaaacactatcaaaatctaatattacaaataatattaaattttataatatatgaaagtaggattaattacatttaaaaatattatttaattaaaaaacaaatctaAATTTGCATTAAATTGAAACCTATTTCAACGTTGAAGGACTAAATCAGCAATTAAACGCAAAACCTgaataatcaaaatcaatcGCAGAAAACGATGCCGTTTAGGCTTGGAtccaaatgaaaacaaaattaaatatgcggtacaaattaaaaacattgaaGAAAATTAGATTGAAACTACATAAAACATAGAGGGACTCATTTCGCAAATAGACCGACGAACGAAAACGCGCGAATCCtgccccgggtcgggtcaccgcgcggatACCAGCGTCATACGACACCGTTTTGAGACCACAAGGTCCGGCCTCAAACAACGCCGTTTCTAGCTAgacataaaaactaaaataaccctaaTTTAAACAGACTCTTCttcctaaaaaaaagaaaagcagagACTTAAGATGAGCATATCCTCGGTGCCACATTTTGGAACCTACTGCTTATGGGACCTTCAACCCTCACCCAGCTCCAATTGTGACGGAGCGAACGACGGTCAGGTAAGTTCCttgctcttttttcttttctacttcAATATTAATCAATGAACAAAGgagcagaaaaaaaaaaaaaaacaaagaaaagattaaCTATCACCTTTcgaatttttcttttctctgaaaatgagtttttttgtattcaatttctTTGAATGCATACTGTTTACAGTCTATTCTTGGCTTTTTTATAgcctgatttttttttacagaggaaaaagaaaataaaaataaataaaaggaaaattgcCCCGTCCTTGTTattctgttattttcttttgctcTCGTTTTCGTGTGTTTGCTTGCAGGTACTCGGCCAGCCTGGAGGCGCATCTGTGTGGAGATGATGCACGCGCCTAGTGGCGATGTACGCGCGAGGTTTGTTGGATTCATCTACGGCGCTGAAGCAGGGGTCTACTGCGACTTCACCAAATTAGTCTAGAAACCACTAGGGTTTCTGATTTTGGGTTGTTTGGGCTTGATGTATTCGGGTTTGGGCTTAGGTAATGTATTTTGGGTTTTGTTATTTAATATCTGGTATGTAATTAGGTGGTGTATTGGGCTGACTAGGTTGAGTATTAGGAAATTTGGGTTGGGCTATTTTGGGCCTGCTGTTGTAATGAAAAACtggacattttattattatttattttatatattttttcatatctGGATTTTAATAGTTGGGCTCGGGCtgggcaaaatttgggtattacatcTACATTTGCAAAATGATGGTCTAATTTTGCCTCCAATCCTTGTACtctttgaacttttaaaaattaatcccTCTGCTTTTAAATCCAGAAATTTAGTTCCTCCATTTGTCTGATttcaaattaaagttcaattgATAACACTATTAATTGAATTCcgttaaatttgaatgtgtCATCATTTAGACTTTAATAACTAAATCATACATTTGAATATTAGAATGTCACATATCAAGGGTGAAACTAAGATGGcggagataaaattaaaatttttgagggTAGGAAgctaaatgttttatattagaataacttaaattaaattattaatattttagaagatctaaaaatgcaaaaagttatttaattaaaggactaaaatggataaaactaaatgattaaatttgagataagctaaattaataaatttaaaatgattgcATATATTGGCAATGATTGCTTAATAGAAACATATAATTGCATAAAAAGAATGAGAAcatttaaaaacacatttaaatcaaacctttttaacttcaataaaatttcaaagtaagcAATACACATCAAGTCTTCACTCAAGTTCATTAATGCACATTGCATTAAGGTATATTCAAACAGTATATTCGTCTCATTTACTTAAAGTATAGAAAACCATTTACATAATCATCTATAGATATTGCTTTGAAATGATCATGGTGGAGGCAGAACTCCTTGAAGGAACGATGAAATCATGGTAAGAGCACGAGCTGGTTGGTAGCTTGGAACAAAATGGCCTGCGTCTCTCACTGTCACCAAAGTTAGCCCCTCATATTCCTCCACATATCCTCCAACCTGCTTGTTTCCATTCAGCAATTTCAGCAAAAAAACGTATacttatgaaaaagaaaaatcataacAAGCGTTGAGTTGAATGTCATATCAACATTTAAAGGAGTATTTGATTTGATGTGCGATAGATTAATGATGTTAATATTTGAGTTTTGTTTTTACCTCGTCGTTGATGGACCATGGACGCCAAGCAGTCTTGACGGGAAGCTTGAGCTTATTTATAGCATACCTAGTTGAGGTAATTGGGACAACTGAATCTACGTCACCACTGCAACATTTTCCCATCTTAATTAGTTCTAAATATTGAACTTGATGTAGCGTAGGGTGGGAGAAAAGTTCTTGCTGACATTCAAATCCAACCATGTCAAATGCCAAGATGATTATATCAGTCAAGTTAAACATTGagatttaaaatcaaatttatctaACGATATTTCTTAAAACGATTGcataaatcaattaaaccaaatccacaattcaaatttgtaaaatattttacctaTATAACCAGAGTTTGAGACCACTTGCCATCAGATTCTTGATGATAGGCAAGACAGTGGTTGGGGTGTCACTCCAACTATTAATTGAGTCGCTGAGTGATATGATGTAGTATGATATTTTAGTTACATAATACTCTCAAAACACATTAATAATGAACTCACGACAAAAGAGCAAGATGATGGGTATAACCTGCATAGATCCCATTTTGAAACCTTAGTATGGAGAGCTGTTAGAACCTCTGCTCTATTCAAATAAGAATACAAATAGTGGTTTGAACATGGATCGAAATTGCTTACCTGAAATGAGAATCATATGACTATTTGTCCAAAAATCTCTTGAAAACTATTGCTTGAAACATGTTAAGTAGTTTAATTTGGTTAGGTGGTTAACATCATGAAGTGCTTGTTTTGGTGTGTGTAAAGAGGGGATTTCTTTTTGTCCTTTGTTAGTAGTTTGGTTAGATTTTATCAAacttttcttgatttattctttttttatttttaatttttttaaataatgaagtTCCCTAATTTTCCTTCTTCCCAAACCATCCACTTCCCTCTCTCTTAGTCacgtttctttttctttttaccttataattttaattttgattgttttagaTTAGTTTCAATTTCTAGAGggatttaccaaaaaaagccaattttttataaaattaccgaaataggccggttttttaattatttaccggactAGGCCATTTCCCCTAAAATCGCGCCACGTCGgagcgatgtcaggggacgggGCAGaaggtcgcgctgacgtggacgcgatgtggacgcgcgcgtgaacagtgcccaacggtcaaaaaattgaccgttgcccccccaacggtcaaatttttttttactatataaaccccccaccccttttattttcacaaacaaattcaatatcaatttctttcaaaaattctctcaattcctttcaaaatttctctcaattcccttcaaaatttctatcaatttccttccaaaattctctcaaactctcaaattccttccaaaatcctctcaatttccttcaaaaaatctccaaatccatattaaatttctttttccattaaatttcatttttttaagaaaattttaaaatttttattttttaaataattttaaaattttaatattttcaacaatgacCGGATCATTGATTAAATCTGgataggaatcacatatcggtggagcaaatgaacatggtaagtattaaatttaaattttaaatttttaagatatttttatttatgtattttagatatttattaatatattttttgttataaaaggtgaagatcgggtattggaatgcaatattgaatatgcatgctccatcaccgttagtagagaactactgCAGAAGCGggattttggcacgtggcgacggtaggcggggatgcaagttggagccGGCGATCGgtcgttgatcgagaggtggagacttGAGaccacacatttcatcttccatgtggagagtgcactatcactctagaaaaTGTCCATCTGCATTTGGGATTGCGGTGGATGGGCACCCGATGATCGGtcgcccaatctagcaattgggaggaggtgtgctacgagcttttgggcgccgTTCCGGATAAATGGATGGAGGTATGgtggagatgggctggttacgtgtcACCTTCCCCGGTCTGAATGAAAATTTAACCGAgattgaaagaatccgatatgctcgatcatacattcttcaaataattggaggctaTCTCATGGCCGACACATcacggagccgtgtacatctaaggtggctgctaaaacacgttgattttagagcagccggtgaatttagttgggggtctgccgtcttggcaacattatattgggagatgtgcggggcgaccaaaccgaggagagcaaaaatcggaggttgcctgtcactactgcaatcatgggtacggtttcgctttccatttctacgtcctcgagtgaaccacctatatacattcccactcgtaacgaggtaaattttatattacattttgaaattgatatgtagattttgtaagaataaaagaatgctaaaaatttatttaattaggtggaaccatccggcaagttatcgTGGAATACCGactgaacttgaagatatacggcttctattggagcaacactcggaagcagaagtaagtattattgcaaatagatatttccatacattcgctagtggattgatatttagtatttagtattatgtatatatgtaatattgttatcatgttcatgtagtttcaatggacaccatacgaggatccggcagttcgggcagtaatcccggaagagtttttacaaaatctgaacgcttggcacgtgaaagtggtgttgatcaactatgcaaccgtggagccccaccagacagacagagtcctacgacagtttggatgtagacaaccgatccCTGCGGACCCTGAGGAGTTTGAcgagcaccacaaaatcgaccttcggctattaggtacggattggTCGTTGTACTGGTCAGTGTACAcagaaatgtgggaaaatcggaatgaatatctacctactcgggaaccaatcatcgttcccgagttagcgtgcgttctagaatacatgccatggtttagggcCCATGGGAAGCCTTATTTACTTACGCCGGAGGAGAGGCggcggcaaatacgtgtcggaAGGGAAAGACGCGGGCCTCAAAATCCAAGGGGACAAAACTACGAgggcagcccctcaacgaggcccagacattcacccggtTCATCATCAGCGACCATGCAATCACCgtccccaacgagagcaccaACGCAGTCACCTGGCGTagcaattcaacagatgatacccacACATTCAcctttccctatgatgccaggtatgtttcctagcccttatatgtaccctaacccgtacatgtatccttttccgaatcctatggcaggttggagccaaatgcccggatcagctccatttcctgtaaTGTCGAGCGGACCACCGATAACTAGGCCATCGGCGCAGAAGGGGTCGCAaggggggccgtcggggagctctcctttttaccaatcgccaGCAACGCATGGCTTTCAAACTCCGtcgccgttcatgatgcaaacacctccacatacactattctttgaaggtggatcatcgtcccaagtccgacaaccagatgcgAATCGGAAGAACCGAATCCCACCGAGAACAACAACCGCCGTTGGAAGCTAGAGAAAGGAGGAATCCGGTAGCAGAATCACGATTAAATACCGCCATGTGAAACTGAATCCCCGGtcatagacattgattaccgtattaaaattaatcatttgatGTAATGAATTAGAAGTTTATGACGATGTAATACAAATAGAATTTTTCCGAGTTATTTTgacattatttgattaaaatcctaaccctacttaattaaaaacctaatttaattaaattaaaaaccctaacctaacctaatttaattaaaaacctaacctaattttattaaattaaaaaccctaacctaacctacttaaattaaaaaccctaaccttatttaattaaattaaaaccctaaccctacttaattaaaaaccctaacctaatttaattaaattaaaatcctaaccctatttaattaaaaccctaattaaattGTAGTTTTACATAATGTTGGATTTAAGTAAAATGTTTTGTTGGTACTAACATTTAAGAAATTgtagtaatttgataatttaaccaaaatttaatacaattatcaatacataatttaatacaatttgataattaacgccgtttttgatgctatgctgtttcaaagcaccaataaaactatccttattggtaaactgattaccaacttcaagttcaccaaCATCTactcccgaacttgtacgatcgcgcacccggtgtggtagatctggaaactctaacgcatcatctgccgatagatcgacattatgcatgtgaaATTTGGAGGTGAATATGCtcaatcgtggattttcttcatcatctgcaCTCATatcaccatcttcaccttctattggaataggctccggttcagaaaatagtCCCAcctctgcaccatccggcccgggctctcgaggtggatccacatcggactcaccttctaacccacaatcatctgcagacATCGACGTCCCTCACCGGTTGATgtcgtaggtagtacgtcatcccttcttctgggcatttgataacgcccccaattggatgtagattgccatctAGTAGAACTTGATGCGGTTCTCCAGCTCGTATTTCCAGCGTCAAccgtcgagccaccgacgtacatgtcccatccaccgacagagtgtcttggggggatgtgcattcgacaccacTACCGAACATaggctgttccgtattttgtaacacgCTAatcgagtgtcggccaggggtcgtgtatacatctcaaacaccggacggaagtacatcatttggtgacataaattgtacatataactcaatataagttgctccgctagcaagatgagtcaTATGTCAATGACGTGgttccgaagattttacgcctaattcttttacggagttctgtcaaatctatgttttgtctaaatgacagtcgcaccgtattctccgacaaaaaaacaacaccattctcggtgtggcaaatctcaccatcgtagtaaataacagcactaatacgttcactcattttgaaactctaaattccctaaccctaacctaaaatGTTTCTGCTCTGagttatgcattctaagaaAATTCtcgcctaatttatagcctcattaAACTTGCTCATGAAGCGAAATCGTGTCCACGGTAGcgatttgacactatttgctcgaagcgtcaaaaaaattatttcctacatgACCAATCagagcgaaatcgcgtccacgagtaGCGATTTCACAATTCTTCTCATATAGCATCCCGGTAtcgcgattttatactatttcctCGAAAAcgtcaaaaaattatttctcacATGACCActgtagcgaaatcgcgtccacgaggccactatttcacaatttcttcttaaatagCATCCTAGTAGAAGCGATTTCCCACTATTTAACcaaaacgtcaactcgaaaaaaaattttcctGGACCCCTAACTCCTAAAAAGCctgcaccctaaaccctaaaagccataAAACCGGGCATAAAATCGGGGTCAAAATCGCGTTCCGATACGCGCTAAGTGGCGGAGGAGgcgtcacgtcggtagcgactggcggcgtggaaggaaatcgcgccTCAAGGAGCAATTTCCTTCCACGTCGCaggtcgctaccgacgtggacgcttTTTCTCTCTAATCCCCGACATCGCTCGGCGTGGCGCGATTTTGGGGGAAATAGCCCagtccggtaaataattaaaaaaccggcctatttcggtaattttataaaaaaattggcttttttttGTAAATCCCTCCAATTTCTATCCTTATACTCcacttaaatttaagatttaatcattatactttaatttttggtATAAATTAGTACCTCAATATGTATAATGCCATTAGATAatctaaatactttattttgattaaaatactaacattaattttaaaaattcttaacaCGGTTGAAAttctttataaaattcaattcagaTCTATTATAATGTCATTTTCTATTACATAATTACCAAATGGAttcctttttctaattttaggaTGTCAttccaataaattttaaataaaatttaattgcatctaaattttaaatctgaattttttatattttattttgcttgatCTAAGATTGGTTAAAGATACTTGTTTCATTAGGTTTAAATTCTAATTTGATGGtaatattttctactttttGAATTGCATGGATGGTTAAAATGTGTGCtagaaattaaagtaatttataatgttttgttgtttaaatttattttggatgcATTATTAAGTTCTTCGTTTGGTTGTTCACTAATTATTTGCTATTTGTTAAATTCTTTTGaacaattataattattgttatgTGGCACATAAAATTGAacatttgttataatttgatatatatatttataattcaattatttttaaaatataaaccatttaatcataatttaattagtataagtATAGGCATAAAAGAAATGACAACAGAAAACACACATTTAAATCAAAcccttttaatctttttaagaTAAATcgaatttcaaaataaacaatacaCATAAGCTCACCATTCGAACAATATATTTGTCTCATGtacctttattattattattattattattatttgaaatagaaaatcaTTAGCTCAATCATCTATTGATGTTGCTTTGAAATGATCATGCCGGAGGTAAAGCTCCTTGAAGGAAAGATGAAATCATGGTAAGAGCACGAGCTGGTTGGTAGCTTGGAACTAAATGGCCTGCGTCTCTCACTGTCACCAATGTCAGCCCTTCATATTCCTCCACATATCCTCCAACCTGCTTGTTTTCATTCAACAATTTCAGGCAAAATGGTTATAACTCGAAACGTATACTTATGTAAAAGAAAATCCATAACAAGTGTTAAGTTGAATGTCATATTTGCATCTAAGAAGGTAGTTGATTTGAGGTATGATAACTTAGTATTAATTGATCAGGTAAAGTCAGCCTAACACTGATTCATAATAGAATATGactttattttaaagaaaataaattaagtatcAAATGTTATAGAGAGAGGCATAAAATGgtaatatttaagttttgtttttacCTCGTCGTTGGTGGACCATGGACGCCAAGCAGCCTTGACAGGAAGCTTGAGTTTCTGTATAGCATACCTGGTTGAGGTAATTGGGACTACTGAATCTACGTCACCACTGCAAGTTGTAGGAGAGAAGTTATAAATGTCCAAATATGCTAAATAAAAGTAAGCTGAGCTTTTACCTATATAACCAAATTTGAAGACCACTTGTCATCAGATTCTTGATGATAGGTAAGATAGTGGCTGGACTATCAATCCAACTATCAATTGAGTCGCTGAGtgatataacattataaaacatattaaaataaatactaacaAAAAACAAACTTAATAATCTTAATTTAGAAGCCGCGACAAAAGAGCAGGATCATAGATATAACCTGCATAGATCCCATGTTGAAACCTTAGCATGGAGAGCTGTTTGGACCTCTGCTCTATTCAGATAAGACGACATATAGTAGGTTGAACATGGATCGAAATTGTTTACCTGAAATGAGAATCATATTACCATGTTATTACAAATTTATCTAAAcatttcttgaaaattatttcaatataaatatttttgccATGGTTGCAACTTTTGCTTCTTATTATACTTGTCTAATTACATTAGGCGTTAACCTTGATCATATTAAAAACTACTTAGAAGAATAATCAGTGATTCAAGCCAACTGTTAATGTTATCACTTTTAAGAGGTGGCACTCAACAATTATACTATTCAGATTGGAACGATTTTGTAAattcttttatgtattttgagaaTTAATGGAATGGTCATATAGTACTCTAagataaataaacaactaaagCAACATAATTCAATAGGTAAGAGTTCGAAAATCGATCTTGCaatccctttttctttcttcttgaaaaaaaaattcaaacaacaaaatatttattgtgTTTAATACTAACCTAAATGAATGGATgatgagaaaaatgaatttcaaatttcaaaatccaaTTATCTAACTAGGAGCCATTAATGTAACAAAGTAAGATGACTTACCGAATCATATGAGTTTTTTATTGATGAAGAATCTTGCTGACAAAGTGGGGCATAAATGTTATATCCATCAATATCACCAGGCTCATTATAGGCTTTGATTACGAAGTCACCGCACTCTTTTGGATCTTTATCATTAAAATAGTGGCAATAGGTGTGGATTCCTTTGTTAGTTTCATCTGAATTCAAAGCATGTGTCCATAAATAGTCAAATTGGCCCCAATAGCCTGTATGGTCGTCAATCCAACCATTCCcaacctaaaaattttgccATCGATAAGAAAAGTTAGGTCAAAATCATTACATTTGTATACTTATTTAATATGGACATGATTAATATAGTCAAATGCAAATCATAAAcgtatattaaaaataattgaaaatgagaatttcatgtaataataatgatttcgtaTTTTAACATACTGCTATGCCTTTAAGATTAATTAAGGTTTGATTTGCTTTCTTGTTGTTGAGAAAAATGGTGTAAGCAAGCTGAGGCACATAGTGACCAGCGTAACTCTCTCCGGTAATGTAGAAATCTCGAGTTTTATACTGAGGGAACCTCTCGAGCCAGTTGATAAGAAAGGTATAGGCATCTCTTGCAGTGCTCTTGTCACCTGTATGTTGGTAATCTGAGGAAGTATTCGAATAGGAAAAGCCTACTCCAGCTGGTGATTCCAAGAAGATTACATTCGCCACTGTCAAAGTTCAACCAAAATGTAGTTAATTTCTACTATTAACAATGTAAATGTAGATTATAGTAAAGGAAGAAATAAGACCATTGTTCCATGCAAAATTGTTACGGAATAGTGTTTCGCCATCATTGTTTACTCTAAAAGGGCCTAATTCCGTCATTGCTCCGATTAATGAGGAACATCCTGGTCCTGAAAATGCCAAAAATGAAACCAAAGATGATGATTAATTAACAAGTTGTTTAGTTTAATAGAAGTTGTTAAAGTTAGGACCATACTTTCAAAGTGTATGTTAGATAAAAAtaccatatttttatatttatattttgtctcctttattaaaaataacattatctcttcacttataaaataaatttgtctatGAATTGGTTCATGGATGCAGTTTGAATTGTTCAAGCCTCTTTTTGGCTTAGTCTAATTCAGAATGTCGACTTGAATCCATTATcaccttataattaaaaattaaaaaaattaatatttataaattcttataattaaaaataaaaaaaagtaattaataaatCGATATCAAATTGTTCTTATCCAAGTCGATCTAAATTAAGCAATGCTAGCTCGACCTTTGGAACcggatgaaaaattaaagaattttcttgtgattgaaacattaaaagtaaaatgaaaatatgaagaacGATTAGAGCATACACAATGACTCATAACGATTGATAATTGACAATAACCATACCTCCATTGAGCCATAAAACCAATGGATTTGTGGAAGAGTTGTTGGGGGACTCGGCAAAATAGTAGAAAAGTGCTCTTCCAGCCTTAGAATCAACAGTCACATATCCTGAATAATGGTTGAAATCAACAACATTAGGTTGACCAGGCAATGCACCGATTTTGTCAGCCTCCATGGATCCATCTTGAGGCTGAATATAATTAGGATAATTCCCAGTTTTCTCATTTAACCATGCCCAAGAATGCACCGTCGGAGATGGTTTCTTTGACAATCTGGACTTAAGAAAGTCACCAAGGACTTCTGCCTCATTGGCTTCTCCATATATTATGAGA
This region includes:
- the LOC128042545 gene encoding serine/threonine-protein phosphatase 7 long form homolog, whose protein sequence is MDGGMVEMGWLRVTFPGLNENLTEIERIRYARSYILQIIGGYLMADTSRSRVHLRWLLKHVDFRAAGEFSWGSAVLATLYWEMCGATKPRRAKIGGCLSLLQSWVRFRFPFLRPRVNHLYTFPLVTRWNHPASYRGIPTELEDIRLLLEQHSEAEFQWTPYEDPAVRAVIPEEFLQNLNAWHVKVVLINYATVEPHQTDRVLRQFGCRQPIPADPEEFDEHHKIDLRLLGTDWSLYWSVYTEMWENRNEYLPTREPIIVPELACVLEYMPWFRAHGKPYLLTPEERRRQIRVGRERRGPQNPRGQNYEGSPSTRPRHSPGSSSATMQSPSPTRAPTQSPGVAIQQMIPTHSPFPMMPGMFPSPYMYPNPYMYPFPNPMAGWSQMPGSAPFPVMSSGPPITRPSAQKGSQGGPSGSSPFYQSPATHGFQTPSPFMMQTPPHTLFFEGGSSSQVRQPDANRKNRIPPRTTTAVGS
- the LOC105793333 gene encoding serine carboxypeptidase 1; this translates as MLLSMCLLGHLIIYGEANEAEVLGDFLKSRLSKKPSPTVHSWAWLNEKTGNYPNYIQPQDGSMEADKIGALPGQPNVVDFNHYSGYVTVDSKAGRALFYYFAESPNNSSTNPLVLWLNGGPGCSSLIGAMTELGPFRVNNDGETLFRNNFAWNNVANVIFLESPAGVGFSYSNTSSDYQHTGDKSTARDAYTFLINWLERFPQYKTRDFYITGESYAGHYVPQLAYTIFLNNKKANQTLINLKGIAVGNGWIDDHTGYWGQFDYLWTHALNSDETNKGIHTYCHYFNDKDPKECGDFVIKAYNEPGDIDGYNIYAPLCQQDSSSIKNSYDSVNNFDPCSTYYMSSYLNRAEVQTALHAKVSTWDLCSDSIDSWIDSPATILPIIKNLMTSGLQIWLYSGDVDSVVPITSTRYAIQKLKLPVKAAWRPWSTNDEVGGYVEEYEGLTLVTVRDAGHLVPSYQPARALTMISSFLQGALPPA